In Daucus carota subsp. sativus chromosome 4, DH1 v3.0, whole genome shotgun sequence, one DNA window encodes the following:
- the LOC108218048 gene encoding mitogen-activated protein kinase kinase kinase 18: MTSYPTMQTLAFQNLPLYKLYYHAQTSSIKFSHSFCPHFPLKMDWIRGNTIGRGSSATVSVATSCQSGNIFAAKSVEFSQSEMLQREQVFLCTLRSPRIVEYMGYDITMENNKLMYNLMIEYAPAGMLNDAIRDQRGGLHESRIFQYTREIVQGLEYLHSSGVVHCDIKSRNILITESGAKIADFGCARWTNPKASAATPIAGTPMFMAPEVARGEEQGCPADIWALGCTIIEMATGMSPWPNVNSDPLSILYRIAYSGESPNFPEFLSTKAKDFLSKCLQTDPKSRWTAKQLINHPFIQEFELTQKQNQKSITNSPTSILDHGVWTFTEESESINSIVETKSASLSRRIRGLWLNSRAPNWEWEETWITVRENVESVKQDKNVTCTRMVGDDLELQSRCKF, translated from the coding sequence ATGACTTCCTACCCAACAATGCAAACATTAGCATTTCAGAACCTCCCCTTATATAAACTCTACTATCATGCTCAAACATCAAGCATCAAATTTTCCCATTCATTCTGTCCTCATTTCCCACTAAAAATGGATTGGATCAGAGGCAATACCATTGGCCGCGGATCCTCTGCCACCGTCTCTGTCGCGACTTCTTGTCAGTCCGGAAACATTTTTGCCGCTAAATCTGTCGAATTTTCACAATCCGAGATGCTGCAAAGGGAGCAAGTATTTCTGTGCACATTGAGAAGTCCTCGGATTGTTGAATACATGGGCTATGACATTACTATGGAAAACAACAAGCTCATGTACAATCTCATGATAGAGTACGCCCCGGCTGGCATGCTAAACGATGCAATTCGAGATCAACGTGGAGGGCTTCACGAATCCAGGATTTTTCAGTACACACGTGAAATTGTACAAGGCCTAGAGTACCTTCATTCAAGTGGCGTAGTGCATTGTGACATCAAGAGCCGCAACATATTAATAACCGAAAGTGGAGCCAAGATTGCTGACTTTGGCTGTGCCAGGTGGACTAATCCCAAGGCCTCGGCTGCCACGCCGATTGCTGGCACGCCAATGTTCATGGCCCCGGAAGTGGCACGCGGGGAAGAACAGGGGTGTCCGGCTGATATATGGGCACTTGGTTGTACAATTATAGAAATGGCCACAGGGATGTCACCGTGGCCTAATGTCAACTCCGATCccctctcaattctttacaGGATCGCTTATTCAGGAGAATCaccaaattttccagaattcCTCTCTACAAAAGCAAAAGATTTTCTTAGCAAATGTCTGCAAACAGATCCAAAATCGCGGTGGACAGCTAAACAGCTCATCAACCACCCATTTATTCAAGAATTCGAATTAAcccaaaaacaaaatcaaaagtcCATCACAAATTCTCCAACCAGCATTCTTGATCACGGGGTCTGGACATTTACAGAAGAGTCTGAATCAATTAACAGCATTGTCGAAACAAAATCAGCCTCTTTATCGCGAAGAATCAGAGGGCTGTGGCTAAATTCAAGAGCACCGAACTGGGAATGGGAGGAAACGTGGATCACAGTTAGAGAAAATGTTGAAAGTGTGAAACAAGACAAGAATGTGACATGTACAAGAATGGTTGGTGATGATTTGGAGCTGCAAAGTCgctgtaaattttga
- the LOC108216584 gene encoding putative pentatricopeptide repeat-containing protein At1g10330 isoform X4: protein MPHPAEISLQLLQKHIKHSKQIKQIHSFLITNNLLLFNPNTNAFKWICTLLYNTLIRAYLHTDPHNSLVLHKHMLVHRVPPNSHTYPSLVKAASLLRSSKLHLLFPGSLYSQVIRRGVLKDPFVETSFLCLFAENGNLGDARKVFDEMPEPCVVSYNAMLDALCKNGEMGSAVLVFQRMPVRDVVSWTSVVNGYGRNECFYEAIVFFRMMMVHGDVREFYVKPNEATFVSVLSSCANLLGGGGLYYGKQIHAYMIKNERELTVFMGTAMIALYGKLGCLVYAVRVFDNMVDKQVCAWNALISSLAMNSMENHALDMFEKMKSKGVKPNEVTFVAVLVACARANLVELGLELFESMSRVSRIVPRMEHYGCVVDLLGRAGLLTEAQEFIRRMPFEADASVLGALMGACKVHGAIEYGNEVAKRVMELQPLHCGRYVLLSSIYAEADRWDNAAELRKAMDINPYAEFRWSFTTIQRDDLVMQGLLEISLQEYQINVFKKPQSSNKSLRHCFIHPTTGNYNHDLKTMTWNKGQQEEKTTHLVQICV from the exons ATGCCTCACCCAGCTGAAATATCACTGCAACTCCTCCAAAAGCATATCAAACACtctaaacaaatcaaacaaatacATTCTTTTCTAATCACCAACAATCTCCTCCTCTTCAATCCAAACACCAATGCATTTAAATGGATTTGCACACTTCTTTACAACACTCTCATTAGAGCTTACCTCCACACAGATCCTCACAACTCATTAGTTTTACACAAACACATGCTCGTCCATCGAGTTCCACCAAATAGTCACACTTACCCTTCACTTGTCAAAGCGGCATCTCTTTTGCGCTCGTCGAAGTTACATCTCTTGTTCCCTGGATCACTTTATAGTCAAGTGATTAGACGTGGGGTGTTGAAAGACCCGTTTGTTGAGACGtcttttttgtgtttgtttgcaGAAAATGGGAATCTTGGTGATGCGcggaaggtgtttgatgaaatgcctgAACCGTGTGTTGTTTCGTATAATGCGATGCTGGATGCTTTGTGCAAGAATGGGGAAATGGGGTCGGCTGTTTTGGTGTTTCAAAGGATGCCTGTGAGAGATGTTGTTTCTTGGACGAGTGTTGTTAATGGGTATGGAAGAAATGAGTGTTTTTACGAGGCGATTGTGTTTTTTAGGATGATGATGGTGCATGGAGATGTGAGGGAGTTTTATGTGAAACCGAATGAAGCTACGTTTGTTAGTGTGCTATCCTCGTGTGCTAATTTGCTAGGTGGAGGTGGTTTGTATTATGGAAAGCAAATTCATGCTTATATGATCAAGAATGAGAGGGAATTGACTGTGTTCATGGGGACGGCGATGATAGCACTCTATGGAAAATTGGGGTGCTTGGTGTATGCTGTAAGAGTTTTTGACAATATGGTAGATAAACAAGTGTGTGCTTGGAATGCACTGATTTCGTCTTTGGCTATGAATAGTATGGAGAACCATGCATTAGATATGTTTGAGAAGATGAAAAGTAAAGGAGTGAAGCCCAATGAGGTCACTTTTGTTGCTGTCCTTGTTGCTTGTGCTCGTGCTAATCTTGTGGAGCTAGGTTTAGAATTGTTTGAGTCAATGTCACGTGTGTCTAGAATCGTTCCAAGAATGGAGCACTACGGATGTGTAGTAGATCTTCTTGGCAGAGCTGGGCTCCTGACAGAAGCACAAGAATTTATTAGAAGAATGCCTTTTGAGGCAGATGCATCTGTACTGGGAGCTTTAATGGGTGCTTGCAAAGTGCATGGAGCCATCGAATATGGTAATGAAGTTGCAAAAAGAGTTATGGAATTGCAACCACTGCATTGTGGACGATATGTACTTTTGTCGAGTATATATGCGGAAGCTGATAGGTGGGACAATGCCGCTGAATTAAGGAAAGCCATG GATATCAACCCTTATGCAGAATTTAGATGGAGCTTTACTACTATACAAAGAGATGACCTTGTTATGCAG GGATTATTAGAGATCAGCCTCCAAGAGTATCAGATTAATGTGTTTAAGAAACCACAGTCAAGTAACAAGTCTCTGCGTCACTGCTTCATTCATCCGACAACAGGCAATTATAATCATGATTTGAAGACAATGACATGGAACAAAGGACAACAG GAGGAAAAGACCACACACCTGGTGCAGATTTGCGTTTGA
- the LOC108216584 gene encoding putative pentatricopeptide repeat-containing protein At1g10330 isoform X3: MPHPAEISLQLLQKHIKHSKQIKQIHSFLITNNLLLFNPNTNAFKWICTLLYNTLIRAYLHTDPHNSLVLHKHMLVHRVPPNSHTYPSLVKAASLLRSSKLHLLFPGSLYSQVIRRGVLKDPFVETSFLCLFAENGNLGDARKVFDEMPEPCVVSYNAMLDALCKNGEMGSAVLVFQRMPVRDVVSWTSVVNGYGRNECFYEAIVFFRMMMVHGDVREFYVKPNEATFVSVLSSCANLLGGGGLYYGKQIHAYMIKNERELTVFMGTAMIALYGKLGCLVYAVRVFDNMVDKQVCAWNALISSLAMNSMENHALDMFEKMKSKGVKPNEVTFVAVLVACARANLVELGLELFESMSRVSRIVPRMEHYGCVVDLLGRAGLLTEAQEFIRRMPFEADASVLGALMGACKVHGAIEYGNEVAKRVMELQPLHCGRYVLLSSIYAEADRWDNAAELRKAMDINPYAEFRWSFTTIQRDDLVMQGLLEISLQEYQINVFKKPQSSNKSLRHCFIHPTTGNYNHDLKTMTWNKGQQVIISKTKYYYSFYYRSNL; this comes from the exons ATGCCTCACCCAGCTGAAATATCACTGCAACTCCTCCAAAAGCATATCAAACACtctaaacaaatcaaacaaatacATTCTTTTCTAATCACCAACAATCTCCTCCTCTTCAATCCAAACACCAATGCATTTAAATGGATTTGCACACTTCTTTACAACACTCTCATTAGAGCTTACCTCCACACAGATCCTCACAACTCATTAGTTTTACACAAACACATGCTCGTCCATCGAGTTCCACCAAATAGTCACACTTACCCTTCACTTGTCAAAGCGGCATCTCTTTTGCGCTCGTCGAAGTTACATCTCTTGTTCCCTGGATCACTTTATAGTCAAGTGATTAGACGTGGGGTGTTGAAAGACCCGTTTGTTGAGACGtcttttttgtgtttgtttgcaGAAAATGGGAATCTTGGTGATGCGcggaaggtgtttgatgaaatgcctgAACCGTGTGTTGTTTCGTATAATGCGATGCTGGATGCTTTGTGCAAGAATGGGGAAATGGGGTCGGCTGTTTTGGTGTTTCAAAGGATGCCTGTGAGAGATGTTGTTTCTTGGACGAGTGTTGTTAATGGGTATGGAAGAAATGAGTGTTTTTACGAGGCGATTGTGTTTTTTAGGATGATGATGGTGCATGGAGATGTGAGGGAGTTTTATGTGAAACCGAATGAAGCTACGTTTGTTAGTGTGCTATCCTCGTGTGCTAATTTGCTAGGTGGAGGTGGTTTGTATTATGGAAAGCAAATTCATGCTTATATGATCAAGAATGAGAGGGAATTGACTGTGTTCATGGGGACGGCGATGATAGCACTCTATGGAAAATTGGGGTGCTTGGTGTATGCTGTAAGAGTTTTTGACAATATGGTAGATAAACAAGTGTGTGCTTGGAATGCACTGATTTCGTCTTTGGCTATGAATAGTATGGAGAACCATGCATTAGATATGTTTGAGAAGATGAAAAGTAAAGGAGTGAAGCCCAATGAGGTCACTTTTGTTGCTGTCCTTGTTGCTTGTGCTCGTGCTAATCTTGTGGAGCTAGGTTTAGAATTGTTTGAGTCAATGTCACGTGTGTCTAGAATCGTTCCAAGAATGGAGCACTACGGATGTGTAGTAGATCTTCTTGGCAGAGCTGGGCTCCTGACAGAAGCACAAGAATTTATTAGAAGAATGCCTTTTGAGGCAGATGCATCTGTACTGGGAGCTTTAATGGGTGCTTGCAAAGTGCATGGAGCCATCGAATATGGTAATGAAGTTGCAAAAAGAGTTATGGAATTGCAACCACTGCATTGTGGACGATATGTACTTTTGTCGAGTATATATGCGGAAGCTGATAGGTGGGACAATGCCGCTGAATTAAGGAAAGCCATG GATATCAACCCTTATGCAGAATTTAGATGGAGCTTTACTACTATACAAAGAGATGACCTTGTTATGCAG GGATTATTAGAGATCAGCCTCCAAGAGTATCAGATTAATGTGTTTAAGAAACCACAGTCAAGTAACAAGTCTCTGCGTCACTGCTTCATTCATCCGACAACAGGCAATTATAATCATGATTTGAAGACAATGACATGGAACAAAGGACAACAGGTAATAATTTCCAAGACAAAATACTACTATTCCTTCTATTACAGGAGTAATTTATAA
- the LOC108216584 gene encoding putative pentatricopeptide repeat-containing protein At1g10330 isoform X5, producing the protein MPHPAEISLQLLQKHIKHSKQIKQIHSFLITNNLLLFNPNTNAFKWICTLLYNTLIRAYLHTDPHNSLVLHKHMLVHRVPPNSHTYPSLVKAASLLRSSKLHLLFPGSLYSQVIRRGVLKDPFVETSFLCLFAENGNLGDARKVFDEMPEPCVVSYNAMLDALCKNGEMGSAVLVFQRMPVRDVVSWTSVVNGYGRNECFYEAIVFFRMMMVHGDVREFYVKPNEATFVSVLSSCANLLGGGGLYYGKQIHAYMIKNERELTVFMGTAMIALYGKLGCLVYAVRVFDNMVDKQVCAWNALISSLAMNSMENHALDMFEKMKSKGVKPNEVTFVAVLVACARANLVELGLELFESMSRVSRIVPRMEHYGCVVDLLGRAGLLTEAQEFIRRMPFEADASVLGALMGACKVHGAIEYGNEVAKRVMELQPLHCGRYVLLSSIYAEADRWDNAAELRKAMDINPYAEFRWSFTTIQRDDLVMQVDVRSLLETGMFPF; encoded by the exons ATGCCTCACCCAGCTGAAATATCACTGCAACTCCTCCAAAAGCATATCAAACACtctaaacaaatcaaacaaatacATTCTTTTCTAATCACCAACAATCTCCTCCTCTTCAATCCAAACACCAATGCATTTAAATGGATTTGCACACTTCTTTACAACACTCTCATTAGAGCTTACCTCCACACAGATCCTCACAACTCATTAGTTTTACACAAACACATGCTCGTCCATCGAGTTCCACCAAATAGTCACACTTACCCTTCACTTGTCAAAGCGGCATCTCTTTTGCGCTCGTCGAAGTTACATCTCTTGTTCCCTGGATCACTTTATAGTCAAGTGATTAGACGTGGGGTGTTGAAAGACCCGTTTGTTGAGACGtcttttttgtgtttgtttgcaGAAAATGGGAATCTTGGTGATGCGcggaaggtgtttgatgaaatgcctgAACCGTGTGTTGTTTCGTATAATGCGATGCTGGATGCTTTGTGCAAGAATGGGGAAATGGGGTCGGCTGTTTTGGTGTTTCAAAGGATGCCTGTGAGAGATGTTGTTTCTTGGACGAGTGTTGTTAATGGGTATGGAAGAAATGAGTGTTTTTACGAGGCGATTGTGTTTTTTAGGATGATGATGGTGCATGGAGATGTGAGGGAGTTTTATGTGAAACCGAATGAAGCTACGTTTGTTAGTGTGCTATCCTCGTGTGCTAATTTGCTAGGTGGAGGTGGTTTGTATTATGGAAAGCAAATTCATGCTTATATGATCAAGAATGAGAGGGAATTGACTGTGTTCATGGGGACGGCGATGATAGCACTCTATGGAAAATTGGGGTGCTTGGTGTATGCTGTAAGAGTTTTTGACAATATGGTAGATAAACAAGTGTGTGCTTGGAATGCACTGATTTCGTCTTTGGCTATGAATAGTATGGAGAACCATGCATTAGATATGTTTGAGAAGATGAAAAGTAAAGGAGTGAAGCCCAATGAGGTCACTTTTGTTGCTGTCCTTGTTGCTTGTGCTCGTGCTAATCTTGTGGAGCTAGGTTTAGAATTGTTTGAGTCAATGTCACGTGTGTCTAGAATCGTTCCAAGAATGGAGCACTACGGATGTGTAGTAGATCTTCTTGGCAGAGCTGGGCTCCTGACAGAAGCACAAGAATTTATTAGAAGAATGCCTTTTGAGGCAGATGCATCTGTACTGGGAGCTTTAATGGGTGCTTGCAAAGTGCATGGAGCCATCGAATATGGTAATGAAGTTGCAAAAAGAGTTATGGAATTGCAACCACTGCATTGTGGACGATATGTACTTTTGTCGAGTATATATGCGGAAGCTGATAGGTGGGACAATGCCGCTGAATTAAGGAAAGCCATG GATATCAACCCTTATGCAGAATTTAGATGGAGCTTTACTACTATACAAAGAGATGACCTTGTTATGCAGGTAGATGTCCGCTCCCTGCTAGAAACTGGAATGTTTCCTTTTTGA
- the LOC108216584 gene encoding putative pentatricopeptide repeat-containing protein At1g10330 isoform X1, producing the protein MPHPAEISLQLLQKHIKHSKQIKQIHSFLITNNLLLFNPNTNAFKWICTLLYNTLIRAYLHTDPHNSLVLHKHMLVHRVPPNSHTYPSLVKAASLLRSSKLHLLFPGSLYSQVIRRGVLKDPFVETSFLCLFAENGNLGDARKVFDEMPEPCVVSYNAMLDALCKNGEMGSAVLVFQRMPVRDVVSWTSVVNGYGRNECFYEAIVFFRMMMVHGDVREFYVKPNEATFVSVLSSCANLLGGGGLYYGKQIHAYMIKNERELTVFMGTAMIALYGKLGCLVYAVRVFDNMVDKQVCAWNALISSLAMNSMENHALDMFEKMKSKGVKPNEVTFVAVLVACARANLVELGLELFESMSRVSRIVPRMEHYGCVVDLLGRAGLLTEAQEFIRRMPFEADASVLGALMGACKVHGAIEYGNEVAKRVMELQPLHCGRYVLLSSIYAEADRWDNAAELRKAMDINPYAEFRWSFTTIQRDDLVMQGLLEISLQEYQINVFKKPQSSNKSLRHCFIHPTTGNYNHDLKTMTWNKGQQTTEDISTHMYLFMYRRKRPHTWCRFAFDCYSIVLHYQCSVTRRGTTQILILLRHLRVISFRRRDYRVT; encoded by the exons ATGCCTCACCCAGCTGAAATATCACTGCAACTCCTCCAAAAGCATATCAAACACtctaaacaaatcaaacaaatacATTCTTTTCTAATCACCAACAATCTCCTCCTCTTCAATCCAAACACCAATGCATTTAAATGGATTTGCACACTTCTTTACAACACTCTCATTAGAGCTTACCTCCACACAGATCCTCACAACTCATTAGTTTTACACAAACACATGCTCGTCCATCGAGTTCCACCAAATAGTCACACTTACCCTTCACTTGTCAAAGCGGCATCTCTTTTGCGCTCGTCGAAGTTACATCTCTTGTTCCCTGGATCACTTTATAGTCAAGTGATTAGACGTGGGGTGTTGAAAGACCCGTTTGTTGAGACGtcttttttgtgtttgtttgcaGAAAATGGGAATCTTGGTGATGCGcggaaggtgtttgatgaaatgcctgAACCGTGTGTTGTTTCGTATAATGCGATGCTGGATGCTTTGTGCAAGAATGGGGAAATGGGGTCGGCTGTTTTGGTGTTTCAAAGGATGCCTGTGAGAGATGTTGTTTCTTGGACGAGTGTTGTTAATGGGTATGGAAGAAATGAGTGTTTTTACGAGGCGATTGTGTTTTTTAGGATGATGATGGTGCATGGAGATGTGAGGGAGTTTTATGTGAAACCGAATGAAGCTACGTTTGTTAGTGTGCTATCCTCGTGTGCTAATTTGCTAGGTGGAGGTGGTTTGTATTATGGAAAGCAAATTCATGCTTATATGATCAAGAATGAGAGGGAATTGACTGTGTTCATGGGGACGGCGATGATAGCACTCTATGGAAAATTGGGGTGCTTGGTGTATGCTGTAAGAGTTTTTGACAATATGGTAGATAAACAAGTGTGTGCTTGGAATGCACTGATTTCGTCTTTGGCTATGAATAGTATGGAGAACCATGCATTAGATATGTTTGAGAAGATGAAAAGTAAAGGAGTGAAGCCCAATGAGGTCACTTTTGTTGCTGTCCTTGTTGCTTGTGCTCGTGCTAATCTTGTGGAGCTAGGTTTAGAATTGTTTGAGTCAATGTCACGTGTGTCTAGAATCGTTCCAAGAATGGAGCACTACGGATGTGTAGTAGATCTTCTTGGCAGAGCTGGGCTCCTGACAGAAGCACAAGAATTTATTAGAAGAATGCCTTTTGAGGCAGATGCATCTGTACTGGGAGCTTTAATGGGTGCTTGCAAAGTGCATGGAGCCATCGAATATGGTAATGAAGTTGCAAAAAGAGTTATGGAATTGCAACCACTGCATTGTGGACGATATGTACTTTTGTCGAGTATATATGCGGAAGCTGATAGGTGGGACAATGCCGCTGAATTAAGGAAAGCCATG GATATCAACCCTTATGCAGAATTTAGATGGAGCTTTACTACTATACAAAGAGATGACCTTGTTATGCAG GGATTATTAGAGATCAGCCTCCAAGAGTATCAGATTAATGTGTTTAAGAAACCACAGTCAAGTAACAAGTCTCTGCGTCACTGCTTCATTCATCCGACAACAGGCAATTATAATCATGATTTGAAGACAATGACATGGAACAAAGGACAACAG ACAACAGAAGACATCTCAACACACATGTATCTTTTCATGTATAGGAGGAAAAGACCACACACCTGGTGCAGATTTGCGTTTGATTGCTACAGCATCGTTCTTCATTATCAG TGCAGTGTCACCAGGCGAGGAACCACTCAAATTCTCATCCTGCTGAGACACCTTCGAGTCATAAGTTTCAGACGTCGTGACTACAGAGTCACCTAA
- the LOC108216584 gene encoding putative pentatricopeptide repeat-containing protein At1g10330 isoform X2, protein MPHPAEISLQLLQKHIKHSKQIKQIHSFLITNNLLLFNPNTNAFKWICTLLYNTLIRAYLHTDPHNSLVLHKHMLVHRVPPNSHTYPSLVKAASLLRSSKLHLLFPGSLYSQVIRRGVLKDPFVETSFLCLFAENGNLGDARKVFDEMPEPCVVSYNAMLDALCKNGEMGSAVLVFQRMPVRDVVSWTSVVNGYGRNECFYEAIVFFRMMMVHGDVREFYVKPNEATFVSVLSSCANLLGGGGLYYGKQIHAYMIKNERELTVFMGTAMIALYGKLGCLVYAVRVFDNMVDKQVCAWNALISSLAMNSMENHALDMFEKMKSKGVKPNEVTFVAVLVACARANLVELGLELFESMSRVSRIVPRMEHYGCVVDLLGRAGLLTEAQEFIRRMPFEADASVLGALMGACKVHGAIEYGNEVAKRVMELQPLHCGRYVLLSSIYAEADRWDNAAELRKAMDINPYAEFRWSFTTIQRDDLVMQGLLEISLQEYQINVFKKPQSSNKSLRHCFIHPTTGNYNHDLKTMTWNKGQQTTEDISTHMYLFMYRRKRPHTWCRFAFDCYSIVLHYQCHQARNHSNSHPAETPSSHKFQTS, encoded by the exons ATGCCTCACCCAGCTGAAATATCACTGCAACTCCTCCAAAAGCATATCAAACACtctaaacaaatcaaacaaatacATTCTTTTCTAATCACCAACAATCTCCTCCTCTTCAATCCAAACACCAATGCATTTAAATGGATTTGCACACTTCTTTACAACACTCTCATTAGAGCTTACCTCCACACAGATCCTCACAACTCATTAGTTTTACACAAACACATGCTCGTCCATCGAGTTCCACCAAATAGTCACACTTACCCTTCACTTGTCAAAGCGGCATCTCTTTTGCGCTCGTCGAAGTTACATCTCTTGTTCCCTGGATCACTTTATAGTCAAGTGATTAGACGTGGGGTGTTGAAAGACCCGTTTGTTGAGACGtcttttttgtgtttgtttgcaGAAAATGGGAATCTTGGTGATGCGcggaaggtgtttgatgaaatgcctgAACCGTGTGTTGTTTCGTATAATGCGATGCTGGATGCTTTGTGCAAGAATGGGGAAATGGGGTCGGCTGTTTTGGTGTTTCAAAGGATGCCTGTGAGAGATGTTGTTTCTTGGACGAGTGTTGTTAATGGGTATGGAAGAAATGAGTGTTTTTACGAGGCGATTGTGTTTTTTAGGATGATGATGGTGCATGGAGATGTGAGGGAGTTTTATGTGAAACCGAATGAAGCTACGTTTGTTAGTGTGCTATCCTCGTGTGCTAATTTGCTAGGTGGAGGTGGTTTGTATTATGGAAAGCAAATTCATGCTTATATGATCAAGAATGAGAGGGAATTGACTGTGTTCATGGGGACGGCGATGATAGCACTCTATGGAAAATTGGGGTGCTTGGTGTATGCTGTAAGAGTTTTTGACAATATGGTAGATAAACAAGTGTGTGCTTGGAATGCACTGATTTCGTCTTTGGCTATGAATAGTATGGAGAACCATGCATTAGATATGTTTGAGAAGATGAAAAGTAAAGGAGTGAAGCCCAATGAGGTCACTTTTGTTGCTGTCCTTGTTGCTTGTGCTCGTGCTAATCTTGTGGAGCTAGGTTTAGAATTGTTTGAGTCAATGTCACGTGTGTCTAGAATCGTTCCAAGAATGGAGCACTACGGATGTGTAGTAGATCTTCTTGGCAGAGCTGGGCTCCTGACAGAAGCACAAGAATTTATTAGAAGAATGCCTTTTGAGGCAGATGCATCTGTACTGGGAGCTTTAATGGGTGCTTGCAAAGTGCATGGAGCCATCGAATATGGTAATGAAGTTGCAAAAAGAGTTATGGAATTGCAACCACTGCATTGTGGACGATATGTACTTTTGTCGAGTATATATGCGGAAGCTGATAGGTGGGACAATGCCGCTGAATTAAGGAAAGCCATG GATATCAACCCTTATGCAGAATTTAGATGGAGCTTTACTACTATACAAAGAGATGACCTTGTTATGCAG GGATTATTAGAGATCAGCCTCCAAGAGTATCAGATTAATGTGTTTAAGAAACCACAGTCAAGTAACAAGTCTCTGCGTCACTGCTTCATTCATCCGACAACAGGCAATTATAATCATGATTTGAAGACAATGACATGGAACAAAGGACAACAG ACAACAGAAGACATCTCAACACACATGTATCTTTTCATGTATAGGAGGAAAAGACCACACACCTGGTGCAGATTTGCGTTTGATTGCTACAGCATCGTTCTTCATTATCAG TGTCACCAGGCGAGGAACCACTCAAATTCTCATCCTGCTGAGACACCTTCGAGTCATAAGTTTCAGACGTCGTGA